TTAGAAGAAATACGTAATCAGTATGATTATGAGGAACATGGTGGTTCTCCCCTTCTTGGAGTCAATGGGATTTCTATTGTGAGTCATGGTAGTTCTACACCCAAAGCAATAATGAATTCTATTTTTGTCGCCCAAAAATCTATTAAGAATAATTTGATATCGGATATCTCCAAAGGAATTGATGAACATTTAGGAGTTATTAGTTGAAAGCAAAAATCACAACTACATCACGATATTTGCCAGAACGTGTTCTTTCCAACTTCGATCTTGAGAAAATGGTAGATACCTCTGATGAGTGGATCCGTTCACGTACAGGAATTGAGAAAAGACACTTAGTTGGTGAAGGTGAAGCAACGTCACATATGTGCACCCAAATTGCTAACTCATTATTGAAAAAATCAGGAAAAGCACCGGAGGAGATTGACCTAATTCTCGTAGCCACTAGTACCCCGGATTACCTTATTGTCTCTACGGCAGCGTTAGTTCAGGATAAAATTGGTGCAAAAAATGCATGGGGATACGATATAGTTGCCGCTTGCACAGGCTTTCTTTATGCTTTGGAAACCGGTGCAAAAATGGTTGAATCCGGTCAATATAAAAATGTTATCGTTATCGGTGCAGACACCATGAGTTCCATTATTGATTATACCGATCGTAATACTTGTGTTATCTTTGGTGATGGCGGTGGCGGAGTACTCCTTGAACCAACAGAAAAAAATGACGGTATCTTGGACTCAATTTTGCATACCGATGGAAGTGGAAGTAAATTTTTAACTGTTCCTGGTGGTGGAAGTCTTCATCCTGCTTCCAAAGATACAGTGGATAAAAAAATGCATTACGTTTACCAAGATGGAAAAATAGTATTCAAATTTGCTGTAAAGAATATGGCTAGCGTTAGTAAACAAATCCTCGATGACAATAGCCTATCTGGGGACGATATTAAACTGTTTATTCCCCACCAGGCAAATCGTCGAATCATTGATGCCGCGGCTAAAAGATGTGGGTTAAAAGAAGAACAAGTATTTGTCAATATAAACAGGTATGGTAATACAACTGCCGGGACAATTCCCATTGCATTGGATGAAGCTTGCGAATTGGGTCGTCTTGAGAATGGCGATCTTTTATTACTGGCCGCATTTGGTGGTGGGTTCACTTGGGGTTCCATGTTAATCCGTTGGGGGAATTAATAATGGGATTCGCATTTTTATGCCCGGGACAAGCTTCCCAAAAAGTGGGCATGGGTCAAGATTTATACCAAAACACCGAATTAGGTAAGCGATATTTTGATACGGCAAATGAAATCATGGGTATGGATATCCAGGATATTATTTTTAATGGACCGGAAAAAACTCTCAAACAAACACAATACACCCAACCTGCGATTTATATCGTCAGTGTGATAATCGGTAAATTATTGAAAGAAAAAGGCGCAACCCCCTCCTGTGCCGCAGGACATAGTTTAGGTGAATATTCCGCTTTAGCCCTAGCCAATTCATTTGATTTTTCTACGGGATTACAATTAGTCAAAGTTCGCGCTGAAGGAATGCAAAATGCGGGAAACCAAAATCCAGGGACAATGGCTGCTGTCATTGGCTTAGATGATAAAAAGGTTCATAATATTTGCCAGCAATATTCTAATGGTATTGTCGTGGCTGCTAATTTTAATGCGAAAGGGCAAGTTGTCATTTCCGGGGAGATTGATGCTGTTCATGCTGTAATGCCACTAATGAAAGAGGCTGGCGCAATGAAAGTCGTAGAACTTAAT
This genomic stretch from Candidatus Neomarinimicrobiota bacterium harbors:
- a CDS encoding ketoacyl-ACP synthase III, yielding MKAKITTTSRYLPERVLSNFDLEKMVDTSDEWIRSRTGIEKRHLVGEGEATSHMCTQIANSLLKKSGKAPEEIDLILVATSTPDYLIVSTAALVQDKIGAKNAWGYDIVAACTGFLYALETGAKMVESGQYKNVIVIGADTMSSIIDYTDRNTCVIFGDGGGGVLLEPTEKNDGILDSILHTDGSGSKFLTVPGGGSLHPASKDTVDKKMHYVYQDGKIVFKFAVKNMASVSKQILDDNSLSGDDIKLFIPHQANRRIIDAAAKRCGLKEEQVFVNINRYGNTTAGTIPIALDEACELGRLENGDLLLLAAFGGGFTWGSMLIRWGN
- the fabD gene encoding ACP S-malonyltransferase gives rise to the protein MGFAFLCPGQASQKVGMGQDLYQNTELGKRYFDTANEIMGMDIQDIIFNGPEKTLKQTQYTQPAIYIVSVIIGKLLKEKGATPSCAAGHSLGEYSALALANSFDFSTGLQLVKVRAEGMQNAGNQNPGTMAAVIGLDDKKVHNICQQYSNGIVVAANFNAKGQVVISGEIDAVHAVMPLMKEAGAMKVVELNVSGAFHSPLMTSAKDLLSEKLSSIEIQDSEIPVYTNVSATPVSCATEIRQSLIDQLENPVQWHESISRMVQDGITSAVEVGPGRVLQGLSRRIDRSLNMNGVESYEQIVNFSHV